The following are encoded together in the Serratia odorifera genome:
- the phoQ gene encoding two-component system sensor histidine kinase PhoQ yields MFNKDKKPFSLRARFLMATAGVILALSLSYGLVAVVGYIVSFDKTAFRLLRGESNLFFSLAQWKDQKLTIAIPPDIDINSPTLVFIYDEQGKLLWSQRQVPELEKLIQRDWLKEAGFYEIDTDTHVSSEVLGDNPKAQDQLKRYDDTDQNALTHSVAVNKYAATARLPALTIVVVDSIPQELQRSDVVWEWFSYVLLANLLLVVPLLWLAAYWSLRPIKALINQVSELENGAREQLDENPPSELRGLVRNLNILVRNERQRYTKYRTTLSDLTHSLKTPLAVLQTTLRSLRSGKQTTIEEAEPIMLEQISRISQQIGYYLHRASINSGQTVLTREIHSVPALLDGLTVALNKVYQRKGVAITLDISPEITFVGEKNDFMEVMGNILENACKYCLEFVEITSLHSDKNLTLVIDDDGPGIPESKRSLIFQRGQRVDTLRPGQGLGLSVAAEIIEQYDGSITISDSPLGGARMMVTFARQHDSHHNE; encoded by the coding sequence TGCGCGGCGAGAGCAATTTATTCTTCAGCCTGGCGCAGTGGAAAGATCAAAAGCTGACCATCGCCATACCGCCGGATATCGACATCAATTCGCCGACGCTGGTGTTCATCTATGATGAACAGGGCAAACTGCTGTGGAGCCAGCGCCAGGTGCCGGAACTGGAAAAACTGATCCAGCGCGACTGGCTGAAGGAAGCGGGGTTTTATGAAATTGACACCGATACGCACGTCAGTAGCGAAGTGCTCGGCGATAACCCCAAAGCCCAGGATCAGCTGAAACGTTATGACGATACCGATCAGAACGCGCTGACGCACTCGGTAGCGGTCAATAAATACGCGGCAACCGCACGGCTGCCCGCACTGACCATCGTGGTGGTGGATTCCATCCCACAGGAACTGCAACGCTCTGACGTGGTATGGGAATGGTTCAGCTACGTACTATTGGCCAACCTGCTGCTGGTGGTGCCGTTGCTGTGGCTGGCAGCCTATTGGAGCCTGCGGCCGATTAAAGCGCTGATCAATCAGGTCAGCGAACTGGAAAACGGTGCGCGCGAACAGTTGGATGAAAACCCACCCAGCGAACTGCGCGGTCTGGTACGCAACCTGAACATTCTGGTGCGTAACGAGCGCCAGCGCTATACCAAGTACCGCACCACCCTGTCCGATCTTACCCATAGCCTGAAAACGCCGTTGGCGGTCTTGCAGACCACGTTGCGTTCACTGCGCTCCGGCAAGCAAACCACCATCGAAGAAGCCGAACCCATCATGCTGGAGCAAATCAGCCGTATTTCACAACAGATCGGCTACTATCTGCACCGCGCCAGCATCAACTCGGGTCAGACGGTGCTGACGCGCGAAATCCATTCGGTACCCGCACTGCTCGACGGCCTGACGGTGGCGCTGAACAAGGTTTATCAACGTAAAGGCGTGGCGATCACGCTGGATATCTCGCCGGAAATCACCTTTGTCGGCGAGAAAAACGACTTTATGGAAGTGATGGGCAACATACTGGAAAATGCCTGCAAATACTGCCTCGAATTTGTCGAGATCACTTCACTCCACTCTGACAAAAATCTCACCCTCGTTATCGACGACGACGGCCCTGGCATTCCGGAAAGCAAACGCAGTCTGATATTCCAACGTGGTCAGCGCGTTGATACCCTGCGTCCCGGCCAGGGCCTTGGGCTGTCCGTGGCGGCGGAAATCATTGAACAATACGACGGCAGTATTACCATCAGCGACAGTCCACTCGGCGGCGCGCGCATGATGGTCACCTTCGCTCGCCAGCACGATTCCCACCACAACGAGTGA
- a CDS encoding cupin domain-containing protein: MDYQLDLDWNDFLQRYWQKRPVILKRGFKNFIDPISPDELAGLAMENEVDSRLVSHQDGRWQVAHGPFESYDHLGENNWSLLVQAVDHWHEPSSALMRPFRQLPDWRMDDLMISFSVPGGGVGPHLDQYDVFIIQGTGRRRWRVGEKVPMKQHCPHPDLLQVAPFDAIIDEEMEPGDILYIPPGFPHEGYALENALNYSVGFRAPNGRELVSGFADYVLARELGSQRYGDPDITLRDQPATVLPQEVDALRKMMLDLVQQPEHFEKWFGEFISQSRHELDVAPPEPPYQAGDIYELLQQGEALQRLGGLRVLRVGDRCFVNGELIDTEQQQAADALCQHFSVDAAMLGEAIDDPSFLALLTTLVNSGYWYFND, translated from the coding sequence ATGGATTATCAATTAGATTTGGACTGGAACGACTTTTTGCAACGTTATTGGCAAAAGCGTCCGGTAATTCTGAAGCGCGGCTTCAAAAACTTTATCGATCCGATCTCCCCGGATGAGCTGGCTGGGCTGGCAATGGAAAACGAAGTGGATAGCCGTTTAGTCAGCCATCAGGACGGACGCTGGCAGGTGGCACACGGGCCATTCGAAAGTTATGACCATCTGGGCGAAAACAACTGGTCGCTGCTGGTACAGGCGGTCGACCACTGGCACGAGCCTTCCAGCGCCTTGATGCGCCCGTTCCGTCAACTGCCCGACTGGCGTATGGACGACCTGATGATCTCCTTCTCGGTACCCGGCGGCGGCGTGGGACCACACCTCGATCAATACGACGTGTTTATCATTCAGGGCACCGGCCGTCGCCGCTGGCGCGTGGGTGAAAAAGTGCCCATGAAACAGCACTGTCCCCACCCCGACCTGCTCCAGGTGGCGCCGTTTGACGCGATCATCGACGAAGAAATGGAACCGGGTGATATTCTGTACATTCCACCGGGTTTCCCGCATGAAGGCTACGCGCTGGAGAACGCACTGAACTATTCCGTCGGCTTCCGCGCCCCCAACGGTCGCGAACTGGTGAGCGGCTTTGCCGATTACGTACTGGCGCGTGAACTGGGCAGCCAGCGCTACGGCGATCCAGACATCACGCTGCGCGATCAACCGGCAACGGTGCTGCCGCAGGAAGTGGATGCGCTGCGCAAGATGATGCTGGATCTGGTGCAACAACCTGAACATTTCGAAAAGTGGTTTGGTGAATTCATTTCGCAATCGCGCCATGAGCTGGACGTTGCGCCGCCGGAGCCGCCGTATCAGGCCGGCGATATCTACGAGCTACTGCAACAGGGCGAAGCGCTGCAACGCCTGGGCGGGCTGCGCGTACTGCGCGTTGGCGATCGCTGTTTCGTCAACGGGGAACTGATTGACACCGAACAGCAGCAGGCCGCTGACGCACTGTGCCAACACTTCAGCGTCGATGCCGCCATGCTCGGTGAGGCGATCGACGATCCGTCATTCCTGGCGTTGCTGACCACGCTGGTTAACAGCGGCTACTGGTACTTCAACGATTAA